The Brassica napus cultivar Da-Ae chromosome C7, Da-Ae, whole genome shotgun sequence genomic interval TGGCTCTTGATTCTGCAGTCGGCATATTATCATTCTGGCGGTTGGAGGCTAAACCCTAACCTATATGAAGAAGGAAAGGTCTGCCTTAGCCTTCTTAATACGTGGACAGGCAGAGGAAATGAAGTCTGGGATCCCAAATCATCGAGCATTCTTCAAGTCCTTGTTTCACTCCAGGGTTTGGTGTTGAATTCAAAGCCTTACTTCAATGAAGCTGGGTATGATAGGCAGATCGGAACTGCTGAAGGAGAGAAAAACTCACTGGGATACAACGAGAATACctttttgctaaattgtaaaaCCATGATGTATCTTATGCGGAGACCACCAAAGGTAAGAGAGAGCTCTGTTTCTCTTTCTTAAACTCTTATCACATTGAAAACATTCTTAATTTGTGATCATTTCTATAGGACTTTGAAGAACTCATCAAAGAGCATTTCAAGAAACGTGGTTATTACATCTTGAAGGCATGTGAGGCATACATGAAAGGATATCTGATAGGTTCCCTAGCTAAAGATGCCTCAATTATCAATGAGCACAGCAGTGCAAATTCAACTTCGGTTGGTTTTAAGCTTATGTTGGCTAAGATTGCGCCAAAGCTTTTCTCAGCGCTGAGTGAAGTAGGAGCTGACTGCAATGAATTCAAGCATCTCCAGCAGCAATAACACAAGCCGGGTATATACTAAACATTGCCAATGAACCAAAGCGGAGGTTTGTggtttttttaagtttgaaacTCAGATATGTCGgaaattttctctctttttttagtTACACAAGAATTGCATTATGATCCTGAGTTGTAACCCCATCTGCTCCGGCAATATTGgcaaatgattttgttttggttGATCATGGTTTGGAGCTTGCTTAAAAGTTATAGGGGTGCACTACAACACTTGGTTTGTCATTAGTTGTCAAATAACTTCTAACAAAGATAATTTCAAGTGAAGTTTTTTggcttttttatatatatttctatgtCCCATGAGAATCTGatattcctttttattatatttcttgAAATGGAAAGATGCTTGAAGTGTAATTAGGCATATGTTAATGGTTCTTTCTCCTGTAAAGAACACCCATCTTGATAGCTCTGGGAACATGTTCCTTATTGGTTTTGGTAATGGTTGAtgtgttggtgatgatgatgatgttgtgcGCTGTGATTCATCTGATGATCATTTAGGTGGTGATGACCGCTGTGATGGTGGTGATCATCATAGTGTTGATAGTCAACTTCGTTCTTTTCGTTTTGGATCGAACCGGTTGCCATCTGATCATCATGCCATCCTCTAGATGTGTTCCGGGTTATTTCCAGCAAAGAGTTCCTAACGTGTTCAGCTGGCACCATCTCGCTATCGGTTTTCTGTAACAtggagagagaagaaagaacCATTTAGTTTCTgtattttctgttttgtttcttcaCTTCCGCAGATTCTGTAGATCATACCTCGACTTTAAAGACATTGGAGACAAGACTGAGGAACCGAGTGGTGTTAGCATTTGTCACCTCAAGTCCTAAAGAATCAAGTGCCTCCATTAGTCTTGTGAAGCCTCCTGGTTTGTATTCACAAATCACCTTTACGAAAAACTCTATGCCATCTAACTGAGCCACGTCCACCTGCGGCTGATACCATCAAAATGAGGTGTTAATAGTGTCAATACAGAAGGTGAGAGTTTAGGTTCTATCTTATTATTATACTCTAACCTCCATTTCTTGTCCTTTATCATTGGCATTCTCAATATCAACATCTTGTTTCAGGTTAGGAACGTTGGAGTTGCATGAAATCCCCGGGTGAAACCCAGTGACAACTGTCCCGTTCAGACTCACCCCTCCTCGCTGCCTATTAGCTCCATCCTCAGTCTCTGAGTTTTCTTCAAGCTCGTCTTGTAGCTCCTTTGCCTCAATCTGCAACTCCTTAACGTAGTTGATCGCGTCACCAAGAATCGATGCCCTATCCAACTTCCATGCCACAAAGAAACTAGTTTCAGAGAAAGAAACAAACCCTTTAGAGTAAAGTCGCAGATGCATATTACCTTGGTTATCCTAGGAACAAGAGACCGGAGAGCGTAAAGCCTATCGTTTAGCTTCTTCCTCCTCCGTCTCTCAGCCAACAGGTTCTTAGCTTGAGAATGTTTCCCTGTCTTCTTCTTGTACTTttgatcatcttcatcatcaatcTGGTCGCTACAATCCGAACCGGTTCCGTTCTCATTCATTTCCTTATCGTTAGCGATTTGCTGTTCATTCACAAGCAAGCTTGGCTCGCCCATCACCGACATCCCATCTTCTGTGCTAAATGGGTTCATGCCCATCATCTCCTTGCTACCATTCTCCGGGAGATATCCCAAGTCTTGGTGATGATAATCACTCTTCACCTTCAAGTGTTGTTGTGCCTCGTACTCACTCATCTGAGGCAAGAAGTTGACCCGCATTTGATCGGTAGAGATGTCGTAGGGCAATGGGAGATTCATCATTTCTTCATCCTTTGAACCCTTTTGATGGATGTCACCACATAACATCCCGTATGGCTTCGACTCGACCTCATCCGCTACCATCATGTTGATCGTCACGGTTTCATCCATTAACATATTGCAATTGCCCATTACAAAATCTACCACGTTCTGATCTTCAGCTACCTATACATCCGTACACACATCATCACAGTAACAATCACAGTTTTAACAGTAAATAAAGTACCAAAACTTGTCATGATTTAGAAACATGAAACATACATGTCTGGTCGCAAAGAGCTCCACTAATCCTCCCGGTATAGGAATCAAAACCCTTGTACAGATCGTTTCCTGGATTtcacaaatactaaaataataattaagagtTCTTGTTCATGTGATTGTAGTGATATAAACGGATAATACCTGCATGAAACCTGGTTCTGAGCTCTCACTTAACCAACCGGTCTGGTTAGTCAGAAGAGTCTCCGCATATATCCTACAACAATGTCCATGTTTCCATCTCTAGATGTATCATATGAAATATAGTATATTAATGTGTGCCACATGTATATGATCATACCCGCCGGAATCAAGAGGGATGGAAGAAGGAAGATGATCAAGAAATTCACAAGATTTGGTTCGAGGATGATGAAACATAACATCCCTACAACCTTCGATGCTAAACTCTTCAGTTCCATTTTCCTCTATGAGTTGTGTCCCACCACAACAACATCCTATCCACTTCACAAACCTGTCTCCTCTCAAACCAAAAAGCAACAATGTGATGAAAGAGGAAAGATAGAGGGATCAgttcttaaaaaatttattgtacTGAAAGAATCAAATCAGACAGACCTTTGGTCTTCGTTTAGTCTCCAAAGAACACAATAGTCCCAAGCTCTTGCACCTACCAGAGGCCTTAGTTTCTCCAACAAGTTTTGCATAGTACTCTCCATTCTCTCAAAATGTCTACACCACAATAAGAAGAAATAAACTTTCAAAAATGGACAAGTTCCCTTGAAACTCTAACCAATATAAtgccaatattttttttatggttttgttCGTTAACAAATGCGAAATTTGAGATGACATAGGTAATTAGAAAGACAAAATGTATCATTTACATGATTTCAAACCAATGAGAGCTCAAATATATCATGAAAagaattaagataacaagaacttACACAAGATTCCTGGAAGGAAAGATTCCTCAAAAATCTTGTGACTGCCGAAACTTGAAAAGATAAAGCAAAAACAGCTAAGAAGACAAGAGACtgcaagaaagaagaagaaacaatagAAGCTAAAACTACATACATACATGGTTGTGCTTTCTGTGTAAAATAACGTCACCAACAacttagatttatatatatatatatttgtgtgaAAATAGCTGTGTatagttttctttctttctctcttagGAGAGACTGATTGTGGCTTTGTTAGGTAAAGTGCAAGACATGCATGACGATCAGGTATATATGTGTATACGTATATAAATGATATATAGATCAAATTAGTAtattaaaaagaattaaaatgaTGAAAGGCGAAGATTGCATGAGCTAAGGTAACGTGCAAAGCCCTAACTAACTTTGTTGAGAGCTTCTCTTGTTCCGTTTAGGTTATGCATTCTTCTTTCGGTGTCTCAACTACTAtttattctttgtttattttatttttacttttagtttcttttaaaaaggaaaatctctaagagcatgattatcgggTGAAACCCGTTTTaggtttctaatttttttttttttatctgattaaaaaaaaaaattaaaaattaaaaacggaACCAACCGCGGGCTGCCACGTGTCGTGGAGCCCGTAAAATAGTGTAACAAACGGACCGAAACCGTTCCTTATCTTGCGACCTATGAAGCCCGTTTTTAACAAAACCGCAGGGTCCACTCCTTAAAAAACGCGTTAGATACCGCGTTGAAGATGACCTAAtgctttaagaaaaaaaaatctctaacaAAACCAAGATAATTTAAGTTGTCACTGATTTTTTATTCTTCCAAGTTTGGGCGTAAATATGTTCTCGTATGACATGAGAGATACAATTGACATAAATGATTGCATGTTGACgatatcatatattaaaacataagtcgCAACCTTGATTTATGtgtacttttttttaaaaatgaacttAATGAACATATtcttagaaagtcatgttacatttaatctctaatcttatcatttaaattttgggtctaccagaaatttttattgggctacgaataattggatttaaagaatagatgatccattggattatagataatacaaattaaatagatataatttaatgttgtaatactatacctccatatattaaatatttaaatatttgatcgatgttaacttttaaaattataaattaaaaaaaaatcatattatctaacaatgattaatatttactaccttaaaccaatgaaaacaaattttaaactatatagtttattttaaaaattaaaaaaaagctaaatgtttaattatttactcgataatataaatctatgaagcgaaaagtttaaatttttttaaaattttctaaatttgtgaaatgttacaatatctttgaatatgacaataaaacaatattttactaatctttatatatttagttacgattttaataataaaataataatctgaaaatatatatatagaaaaagatacaaatacatgtgaaagtttaaaacaatctattcaatgaaaagaATATACCGtacaattattatgttttgaaaattgatagacacatatattataatatatgccaatttaaaattgaaaacaaaatatttatataataataaatgaaaacaaaaacggTTGTGCGGATCGACATCTAGTTTCAATTAAATGAACCGCCAATAACGTAGATCTATTATGAAAACAATTAATACTACTAGTATAGTAGTATTATTTAGTGGGGCAAATCTGGGGCTGGCTTTGTCCTCCTAATCAATATCCATACACCCAACTGTCCACCTTTTATGAAGCTGAGATTTCGATTACGTAACAAAACCACTCCCATAGTCCGATGTAAGTTTCTGCATCTGGAATATATCTATACGCATGTCTCTCATCATCAATGAATGGGATGATAAACTACCGACTAAGAGAACTTTTACAGACAAACGTACATCATATACTGATTCTAAATTAATAAGAAGGGGAATATTTGTTTTGGGTTTAAGGGAAGCTCATTAGTTTCATGACATatcaacactacaagaaaacagcggcatactgagggaaaaaatcgtcggtatgtcgtcggaataaggctattccgacgacataccgacgaaaaaagtcggAAATAACTcatcggaaattcatttttcctcggaaatccctcggaaatttccgacggaattccgaggaactgaatttccgaggaaactccgaggaccactagATCGtcggaaagttcctcggaatataccgagggaggacttcctcggtatattccgaggaaatttccgatggtccaaccctcggaagttccgacaaaatcttcctcggaatttgcatcgggaatttccgaggaatgTGGCCCTCGGAAATTTCTGAGGAACGtagtccctcggaaaattccgaggaacattccctcggattttttttttaaattccgacgacttattccgaggaaaaggtcgtcggaaatttccgagggtgcttttcctcggaatttcgaaaaaattaatttttttttaaaaaattaattttttttttaaaattaaaatttgtgaaatttaaattcaaaaatataaaattaaaattaaaactgaaaacatattagataattcaaagttctacaaataaaaataaaacattccgagtttttggtaaaaaaaaaaaaaactacgggtcttgaatgttcgggaaaacctcgttcgggtacatcctcttcatcatctccatcatctgctcaTTCAGCCTCTTAtgtgtctcatagcccgcctgttgagctgccatctgggtctccaacgctgatatccgatcatccttgtccttcagctgagccgtaagaacttctggatcaacatatggcggtggtgcagaagaaggagcagccgaccgggagcgacgacccaaaccgaccaaacgtcccttcttctttggaaccgactgaaatataaatagccaaatttaaataatataaattgatgataaaataaaaatcaagaaattaataaattgaactttaaaaaaaagaacttaccgattcaacgatttcgttgattcgaaactgggacaagttggtcgcagccgtcgaagcgtcatcctcggtttgaagctgagacacttcgtctaccacctgagtttggaccaggtcgaccacgtccctcacaagaccgtcatcaatctggccggtcttcttgttggtatacgccctcctcattagggcgagatcatcaaccggctcgccatcattttcttccgccttgaaaaaaaacataaattaaagaaacattagaaattagaagaaatgcacaataaattaaaattctgaaactcaaataattgaagaaaaagcggttgaacttaccatgcgatctcccagagtggcaatagattgagcacccaagttatgcttgtagatgtcCTTCCCTTtgcggtcgctcctgcggttggtggagttggtggaagaagtttctttcgtctcttccttatcccaatgcgcacacaactcattccagaccgtgtcgttcatcgactttgggaccttttaataaaaaagaaaagaaaatagtttaataaattaaaaaatagtttaataaattaaaaaattgtttaataaattaaatcgaatctTATTGAttttccacttcttcttccactcgtggatctgcttcccatagttgtccataactttatggacgaagtggtgatagataaagagcgtctcatcggaattccagttgaactcttgctgaaaaaaaaaacacaattagtagaaaatttatattaaagattaaaaatataaataaaaaattagaatatttaccgcaaactgacgaaaccacagatgctgcttgtctgTAGGGAAGTGaatgaaagtcggatgtcccctgtcgagggccgagtacatcatacggttgatccatgcgctgatcccgttcccggatcggttgaacctaataaaaagaacaaacggttaataatgaatccaaatttttttttaaaaaatatgtttaattaccatgtttgaccccgtccatgtggatacggagtgagataggaaagatggtcacgaccgggctgttgaaccaactccgcaacactcatcactcccggaggacccggaggagcaggagcggatgcagcagcgggagcgagaggagcaggagcgggtgcagcagagggagatgtatggtaggagctgtggggcgaaggggaatcctgaaaatggctggaatcccgagactggctccccgtaccaccacgaccacgacgctgtcgaggccgggtctgatcatcatgagaaaaaaaaatattaataaatatagaaataaaaaaatatttttaatcaaataaaaa includes:
- the LOC106428702 gene encoding transcription factor ABORTED MICROSPORES isoform X2 gives rise to the protein MESTMQNLLEKLRPLVGARAWDYCVLWRLNEDQRFVKWIGCCCGGTQLIEENGTEEFSIEGCRDVMFHHPRTKSCEFLDHLPSSIPLDSGIYAETLLTNQTGWLSESSEPGFMQETICTRVLIPIPGGLVELFATRHVAEDQNVVDFVMGNCNMLMDETVTINMMVADEVESKPYGMLCGDIHQKGSKDEEMMNLPLPYDISTDQMRVNFLPQMSEYEAQQHLKVKSDYHHQDLGYLPENGSKEMMGMNPFSTEDGMSVMGEPSLLVNEQQIANDKEMNENGTGSDCSDQIDDEDDQKYKKKTGKHSQAKNLLAERRRRKKLNDRLYALRSLVPRITKLDRASILGDAINYVKELQIEAKELQDELEENSETEDGANRQRGGVSLNGTVVTGFHPGISCNSNVPNLKQDVDIENANDKGQEMEPQVDVAQLDGIEFFVKVICEYKPGGFTRLMEALDSLGLEVTNANTTRFLSLVSNVFKVEKTDSEMVPAEHVRNSLLEITRNTSRGWHDDQMATGSIQNEKNEVDYQHYDDHHHHSGHHHLNDHQMNHSAQHHHHHQHINHYQNQ
- the LOC106428702 gene encoding transcription factor ABORTED MICROSPORES isoform X1, giving the protein MESTMQNLLEKLRPLVGARAWDYCVLWRLNEDQRFVKWIGCCCGGTQLIEENGTEEFSIEGCRDVMFHHPRTKSCEFLDHLPSSIPLDSGGIYAETLLTNQTGWLSESSEPGFMQETICTRVLIPIPGGLVELFATRHVAEDQNVVDFVMGNCNMLMDETVTINMMVADEVESKPYGMLCGDIHQKGSKDEEMMNLPLPYDISTDQMRVNFLPQMSEYEAQQHLKVKSDYHHQDLGYLPENGSKEMMGMNPFSTEDGMSVMGEPSLLVNEQQIANDKEMNENGTGSDCSDQIDDEDDQKYKKKTGKHSQAKNLLAERRRRKKLNDRLYALRSLVPRITKLDRASILGDAINYVKELQIEAKELQDELEENSETEDGANRQRGGVSLNGTVVTGFHPGISCNSNVPNLKQDVDIENANDKGQEMEPQVDVAQLDGIEFFVKVICEYKPGGFTRLMEALDSLGLEVTNANTTRFLSLVSNVFKVEKTDSEMVPAEHVRNSLLEITRNTSRGWHDDQMATGSIQNEKNEVDYQHYDDHHHHSGHHHLNDHQMNHSAQHHHHHQHINHYQNQ